The Streptomyces sp. DH-12 genome has a window encoding:
- a CDS encoding SAM-dependent methyltransferase, with the protein MASMESPETSHGDIRDRLQTDRPHSARVWNYLLGGKDNYPVDSEVGDAILSTFPEFAAVARLQRRFLARAVRFLVREAGIRQFLDIGTGLPTADNTHELAQRIAPESRIVYVDNDPLVLVHAEALLTSSPEGACAYVDADVRDPERILAEAAKTLDFSRPVALTMLGIVGQISDADRPADLVSALLSGLPSGSYLALSDGTDSNEALNTAVAAYNKQSANTYHLRSPEEIASYFAGLDLVDPGVVATASWRPDPDASETDAPDVSVAGVALKK; encoded by the coding sequence ATGGCATCCATGGAATCCCCCGAAACCTCGCACGGCGACATCAGGGACAGACTGCAGACCGACCGTCCGCACTCCGCCCGGGTCTGGAACTACCTCCTGGGCGGCAAGGACAACTACCCCGTCGACAGCGAGGTCGGCGACGCCATCCTGAGCACGTTCCCGGAGTTCGCCGCCGTCGCCCGGCTGCAGCGGCGGTTCCTCGCGCGCGCCGTGCGCTTCCTCGTGCGGGAGGCCGGCATCCGTCAGTTCCTGGACATCGGTACGGGACTGCCCACCGCGGACAACACCCACGAACTGGCGCAGCGCATCGCGCCCGAGAGCCGCATCGTGTACGTGGACAACGATCCGCTGGTGCTGGTGCACGCCGAGGCGCTGCTCACCAGCAGCCCCGAGGGGGCCTGCGCCTACGTGGACGCGGACGTGCGCGACCCGGAGCGGATCCTGGCCGAGGCCGCCAAGACGCTGGACTTCAGCCGCCCGGTCGCCCTGACCATGCTCGGGATCGTGGGACAGATCTCCGACGCCGACCGGCCGGCGGACCTGGTGAGCGCCCTGCTGTCCGGACTTCCCTCGGGCAGCTACCTGGCCCTGAGCGACGGCACGGACTCGAACGAGGCGCTCAACACGGCGGTCGCGGCGTACAACAAGCAGTCCGCCAACACCTACCACCTCCGGTCACCGGAGGAGATCGCCTCGTACTTCGCCGGGCTGGACCTGGTGGATCCCGGGGTCGTCGCCACGGCCTCCTGGCGCCCGGACCCCGACGCGTCCGAGACGGACGCGCCCGACGTCTCCGTGGCGGGAGTCGCGCTCAAGAAGTAG
- a CDS encoding GDSL-type esterase/lipase family protein, translated as MRRRAVLAAAGSLAAAMTVSTGRALAAQTVGPVLDHRVERTYDGTSYTDLSAQVSAVRGLSTGTVLATCRTTSRNPAMTLLGVSNPLEPSSEVFLGLAGGALQFVVRERGAVLVNRLTRTMYDDGAWHTFAVTVSGQGTTFHADGRPVLTLANTRFFSAVSGLASANVGRNVDSTHPGGEWFYTGGIRRVAVYDRVLTQAELQAESVRVDLADFGALSGILNSDTPANWVITGDSITHGALWTNGWRSYAEHFQERVRWELGKPKNTDFVVDTGVSGATTDDLVAAFPQRVTAFSPRVVSIMLGTNDVATPGIGRAVYRANLVRLVDAVRALPGGVVPVLQTPNPVDLARWSNRTALGDYAETMREVAREQGVVLVDHHAHWPAAHGGSVPTRLLGDGLHPDQRGHLFLAHKMIRDLRVFDPGSRVCSLIIP; from the coding sequence ATGCGAAGACGAGCCGTACTCGCCGCCGCCGGCTCCCTGGCCGCCGCGATGACCGTTTCCACGGGCCGGGCGCTGGCCGCGCAGACCGTCGGCCCCGTGCTGGACCACCGGGTCGAGAGGACGTACGACGGCACGTCGTACACCGACCTCTCCGCCCAGGTGTCCGCCGTCAGGGGGCTGAGCACCGGCACGGTCCTCGCCACCTGCAGAACCACCAGCCGCAATCCGGCGATGACCCTCCTCGGCGTGTCGAACCCGCTGGAGCCGTCCAGCGAGGTCTTCCTCGGACTGGCCGGCGGCGCCCTGCAGTTCGTCGTCCGCGAGCGGGGCGCCGTCCTGGTGAACCGCCTCACCCGCACGATGTACGACGACGGCGCCTGGCACACCTTCGCCGTGACCGTCTCCGGCCAGGGCACGACCTTCCACGCCGACGGCCGCCCCGTGCTGACGCTGGCGAACACCCGGTTCTTCTCCGCCGTCTCCGGCCTGGCCTCGGCCAACGTGGGACGCAACGTCGACAGCACCCACCCGGGCGGTGAGTGGTTCTACACCGGCGGCATCCGCCGGGTCGCCGTCTACGACCGGGTGCTGACCCAGGCGGAACTGCAGGCCGAGAGCGTCCGGGTGGACCTCGCGGACTTCGGCGCCCTCTCGGGGATCCTCAACTCCGACACCCCCGCCAACTGGGTGATCACGGGGGACAGCATCACGCACGGCGCGCTGTGGACCAACGGCTGGCGCAGTTACGCCGAGCACTTCCAGGAGCGCGTCCGCTGGGAGCTGGGCAAGCCCAAGAACACCGACTTCGTGGTGGACACCGGTGTCAGCGGCGCCACCACCGACGATCTGGTGGCCGCGTTCCCCCAGCGGGTGACGGCGTTCTCCCCGCGTGTCGTGTCGATCATGCTGGGCACCAACGACGTCGCGACCCCGGGCATCGGCCGGGCGGTCTACCGGGCGAACCTCGTCCGGCTGGTCGACGCCGTCCGCGCCCTGCCCGGCGGGGTCGTACCGGTCCTGCAGACCCCCAACCCCGTCGACCTCGCCCGATGGAGCAACCGCACGGCGCTCGGCGACTACGCCGAGACCATGCGGGAGGTCGCGCGGGAACAAGGTGTCGTCCTCGTCGACCACCACGCCCACTGGCCGGCGGCCCACGGCGGCAGTGTGCCCACCCGTCTCCTGGGGGACGGGCTCCACCCCGACCAGCGCGGGCATCTGTTCCTCGCCCACAAGATGATCCGGGACCTGCGCGTCTTCGACCCCGGCAGCCGGGTCTGCTCGCTGATCATTCCCTGA
- a CDS encoding RICIN domain-containing protein gives MRLRRLTLLLSVLSLPLTSVWAAPTAHAAAQSQTFHVDCGAAAGGDGSQARPWNALSTVNARTFQPGDAILLKRGSTCTGQQLFPKGSGASGSPIRIGAYGSGAKPKLAGAGQVTDVVRLADQEYWEIADLDISNKGNTAATRRGVHITRTDSGTGTYYRIRGLDVHDVNGNQTKKDDDASAGIFFEVLGHTTPTRFDDVVVENNTVRTVDRYGIHFWTRWMTRPELNNPNCGTTCGTWTPQTRVVIRGNTVTDIGGDAIVPHHTEGALVEHNRVDGFREREPAHCAAGVWGWNTNRALYQFNEVSGGKSECDGQGLDIDEANIGTVYQYNYSHDNEGGFILLCNGAGSTTADNVVRYNISQNDGGQLFDMVCAKTSNTQIYNNTFYLSRPVDIINNANGSGAANAVFSNNIFHVATSEASYVNAGSLAFDSNVFYGDHPAGEPADPNKVTADPKLVAPGTATSRADADGYRLGTGSSALANGRPLAAPGARDYFGNPVTAGCVPDRGAHQSTTACTAPTGPSNGVHQISAGGQAIDVPANSTEQGTQLHGWKWHGGNNQKWTVTRTADGSYTLRNVHSGLCADVRDNSKEAGAAVIQWPCSGAANQRWTATWKNGGYTLTSKSSGLLLTLASGADGGLISQRPAASGAIQTWAFVPQP, from the coding sequence GTGCGCCTCCGAAGACTGACTCTTCTCCTGTCCGTCCTGTCACTCCCCCTCACCTCGGTGTGGGCCGCGCCCACCGCCCACGCGGCGGCGCAGTCCCAGACCTTCCACGTGGACTGCGGTGCCGCCGCCGGCGGCGACGGCAGCCAGGCCAGGCCCTGGAACGCCCTGTCCACGGTCAACGCCCGTACGTTCCAGCCCGGCGACGCGATCCTCCTCAAGCGCGGCTCCACCTGCACCGGGCAGCAGCTCTTCCCCAAGGGCTCGGGAGCCTCGGGCAGCCCCATCCGGATCGGCGCCTACGGCAGTGGCGCCAAACCGAAGCTGGCGGGCGCCGGCCAGGTGACGGACGTGGTCCGGCTCGCGGACCAGGAGTACTGGGAGATCGCCGACCTCGACATCTCCAACAAGGGGAACACCGCGGCGACCAGGCGCGGCGTCCACATCACCCGCACCGACTCCGGAACGGGAACGTACTACCGGATCCGCGGGCTGGACGTGCACGACGTGAACGGCAACCAGACCAAGAAGGACGACGACGCGAGCGCGGGCATCTTCTTCGAGGTCCTCGGCCACACGACGCCGACCAGGTTCGACGACGTGGTCGTCGAGAACAACACGGTCCGGACCGTCGACCGCTACGGCATCCACTTCTGGACGCGCTGGATGACCAGGCCGGAGCTGAACAACCCCAACTGCGGCACCACCTGCGGCACCTGGACGCCGCAGACCCGGGTCGTGATCCGCGGCAACACCGTGACGGACATCGGCGGTGACGCGATCGTGCCGCACCACACCGAGGGCGCGCTCGTCGAGCACAACAGGGTCGACGGCTTCCGCGAGCGTGAACCGGCCCATTGCGCGGCCGGCGTCTGGGGCTGGAACACCAACCGTGCCCTGTACCAGTTCAACGAGGTCAGCGGCGGCAAGAGCGAGTGCGACGGCCAGGGCCTGGACATCGACGAGGCCAACATCGGCACCGTCTACCAGTACAACTACAGCCACGACAACGAGGGTGGCTTCATCCTCCTGTGCAACGGCGCCGGCTCCACCACCGCCGACAACGTCGTGCGGTACAACATCAGCCAGAACGACGGCGGACAGCTCTTCGACATGGTCTGCGCCAAGACCAGCAACACGCAGATCTACAACAACACCTTCTACCTCTCCCGCCCGGTCGACATCATCAACAACGCCAACGGGTCGGGCGCCGCGAACGCGGTGTTCAGCAACAACATCTTCCACGTGGCCACGTCCGAGGCCTCCTACGTCAACGCGGGCAGCCTGGCCTTCGACTCCAACGTCTTCTACGGCGACCACCCGGCCGGCGAGCCGGCCGACCCGAACAAGGTGACCGCCGATCCGAAGCTCGTCGCACCGGGCACCGCGACCTCCCGTGCCGACGCGGACGGTTACCGGCTCGGGACCGGTTCGTCCGCACTCGCCAACGGCCGGCCCCTGGCCGCCCCCGGCGCCCGCGACTACTTCGGCAACCCGGTCACGGCCGGTTGCGTCCCCGACCGTGGCGCCCACCAGTCGACGACGGCCTGCACCGCTCCCACGGGGCCGTCGAACGGTGTGCACCAGATCTCCGCGGGCGGCCAGGCCATCGACGTGCCCGCCAACTCCACCGAGCAGGGCACCCAGTTGCACGGCTGGAAGTGGCACGGCGGCAACAACCAGAAGTGGACGGTCACCCGCACCGCGGACGGCTCCTACACCCTGCGGAACGTGCACTCGGGCCTGTGCGCGGACGTCCGTGACAACTCCAAGGAGGCCGGGGCGGCCGTCATCCAGTGGCCGTGCAGCGGGGCGGCGAACCAGCGGTGGACCGCCACCTGGAAGAACGGCGGTTACACCTTGACCTCCAAGTCCAGCGGCCTGCTGCTGACCTTGGCCTCCGGCGCCGACGGGGGGCTGATCTCCCAGCGGCCGGCCGCGTCCGGCGCGATCCAGACGTGGGCCTTCGTCCCGCAGCCCTGA